In the genome of Vicia villosa cultivar HV-30 ecotype Madison, WI linkage group LG7, Vvil1.0, whole genome shotgun sequence, one region contains:
- the LOC131617740 gene encoding histone H4-like codes for MAGRGKGLKGLGKGGAKRHRMILRDNIRGITKPAIRRLARRGGVKRISGLIYEESRGVLRLFLEKVIRDAVAYTEHARRKTVTAMDVVYALKRQGKTLYGFGV; via the coding sequence ATGGCAGGTCGTGGAAAGGGCTTGAAGGGGCTTGGAAAGGGAGGAGCAAAGAGACACAGGATGATTCTCCGCGACAACATCCGCGGAATCACGAAGCCAGCCATTCGTAGATTGGCGAGAAGAGGAGGCGTCAAGAGGATAAGCGGTTTGATCTACGAAGAAAGTAGAGGAGTTCTCAGGTTGTTTTTAGAAAAAGTCATTCGCGACGCTGTTGCGTATACCGAGCACGCAAGGAGGAAGACTGTCACTGCCATGGATGTTGTGTATGCTCTTAAAAGACAAGGAAAAACTCTATATGGTTTCGGAGTTTGA